The Asterias rubens chromosome 16, eAstRub1.3, whole genome shotgun sequence region ttcttgatatcgagaataacggatttattttaaacacatgtcatgacacggcgaaacgtgcagaaacaagggtgggttttcctgtattttctcccgactccgatgaccaattgagcctaaattttcacaggtttgttgttttacatataagttgtgatacacgaagtgtgggcatttggacaactgtttaccgatgttgtgcgattgctttaagaaAAGTGtactgggtggatttcacaaagacttgagactagtcttatttccagtTTGTACGAGTAAGTGAgctactcatcctaacttgggactagtcctaataaGTCCTAACTCCTTGTGAATCGACCCCAGTCTCCTTTTACATGCACtacacaacatacatgtacatgtatgggacCAACGACTTGAGGCTACATGTATACACCCAGTTTGTAGGATGAAGCAATGATGGTAATGGTCTTTACAAAAGGTcaataaaagaaatgttttcagtAGTAATTTATAAAAACcttgaaagaacaaaaatagcAAGGCAATACAAAACTATATAATGTATGCTAAATGTTTGTATGTTATAACCTTTTCACGTTAGGCTCTTATATATCTACAATAGCAGTATACACTGATCACCTGGAAAGTATTGTGTCTGATGGCTTTTCATTTGAGGACAACTTTCATGTGGACCACAAAACAATTTATGGAAGTTGAGATACTTTCATGCATGATATTTTATCCTTTGAAAACAGGAGGAAAACATTTTCTGGGCGggcacaagggctgacctacttgTTCAAGAGAAGTGTAGGGTAAAAATTGTTGGCTATTTAATAACAGTTTTTACGATTGTTCcaagaacaaataaaaaaccagACCGAAGAAGGAAAACTATCTTGCCTGTATTACTTCTCAATTGTGTTGATAGCGGTCTCATCTCAAATCTCATACTCTATCTTGGTCTTCCAGAGCAAGAACTTGAACTATGTAGAACTAAGACAGTACAAAGACATGTTTgttaattgaaagaaaaaatctctttgatttccttttttatttgaaagtgAAATAGGCAGAGAGAGTACAATGGCAGTATTTACATGATTTCAAAACTCAAATAAATGTCAggtagattaaaggcagtggacactattggttattactcaaaataattattggcataaaaccattattggtgacgagtaatggggagaggttgatggtataaaacattgtgagaaacggctccctctgaagtgccatggtttttgagaaagaagtaattttcagcgaatttgatttcgagacctcacatttagaacttgaggtctcgaaatcaaccatctaaacgcacacaacttcgtgtgacacgggttatttttctttcattattatcttgcaagttcattgaccgattgagctcgaatttccacaggtttgttattttatgcatatgttgggataaaccaactgtgaatgctagtctttgacaaataccaatggtgtcctctgcctttaaatggtGTTTGTAGCTTTACCTGATGTGAagaataagaagtaactataaatactaaatagtaaacttgcatcacaaccatgtataaaatcTCTCTTTTTAAGGAGTGTTGGCCCTGAAAAGAGCCTGTGTGGTCTCCAAGGACATTTAGAACAGTTTACTCTGCCTCTGCTCGTCTTCGTTCTCCTGACGaggagcagagtatactgttagaaacatcaagaccaaaccggctcttttcagagccaacattccctcaaaagaacatacatggttgtacccgcatgtttactatttagtatttattgTCAGGCAGATTGTTGGTTTTAGTAAAGCACCTTTTTGTACAAAAGAAAGTATGTTAAACTAGAAAAGCATTCGTCTCTAAAAATACAAGTCTAGAACCAACAATGATTTTACATGCACTGCATGTCTCTTGATTGAGCCATTTGAAGACGATTGAAACAAGCAACATGGCGAAACAATAATCATCCAAACCCCAACAATGTTATTGGTTTTCACCTTCAGACAGCAGCTGGGCTTTCCACTTCACCAGTTACCACCTCTGCATGTCCCTCATCCATAGGTTCCCCTTCTGTCACCAACTTTGCACCTCCAATGGCATGTGAACCAGTAACTGCCTGTATGCCTCCCACAGCCTGTGAACCAGTAACTGCCAGTGAAGAAGTAACTGACTGTGCACCAGTAACTGCCTGTGAACCAGTAACTGCCTGTGAAGAAGTAACTGCAGGTAGGCCTCCCACAGCCTGTGAACCAGTAACTGCCTGTATGCCCCCTACAGCATGTGAACCAGTAACAGCCTGTGTGCCTCCCGCAGCCTGTGCAACCATAACAGCCTGTCTGCCTGCCACAACCTGTGCTTGACCTCCTGTTAATGTCGGGGCACCTACCACTGCCTTACCACCTACCATGAACAGGCCTGTTGGAACTGTCTTTAATCCTGCCACCTGTCCAGCTGATAGCACTTGCATGCCTGCTGCACTGCATGCTGCAACCTGATTGCCTGACACAGGTACAGCTACCATCTGCGCTGGGGTCACTCCTTGTACTGGCATGTTTGATGCCTGTTTACCTACTGTACTTGGTGGGCCGGCCATGACCGATGTCTGACCACCTACAACATTTGACCTCTGTGCACCCTGCCCACCAGAAGCTGGCCCCTTCCCAACAACCATGATTGTTTGCCTCCCTTCCTTCGTCCGGACTGAAAGCATGTTTTGTTTCTCTACCGGCTGACCCACTGTAAGGTTCTGCCCTGACCTCTGTGCACCCTGTCCACCAGACGCTACATTTGCCCCTGGTGTATCTGGCTTCTTCCCAACAACCAGGATTGTTTGCTTGCCATCTCTCATCCGGACTGTAACAGTGTTATGCTGCTCTGGCTGCTGACCAGCTGTAAGGTTCTGCCCTGCATCGATGGCCCCTCTGAACATCTGAGCAAACAAGCTATTCGGGGCTGTCCTACAAATCTTCTCCATGAACTTCCTCTTCTCTTCAGCAGATGGCTTTGGAATCTTCCCCAACAGGGACTGGGCAAATATGTCTTTCTTCTTGAATAGATCTGTGATCTTGACAGGTCTAACGCTTTCATCTTGGTCGTCTTTAGATTTGCGGGTGCTTGTCTGACTGTCCGTTGAGTCCATCTCTCTGACAAGACGCTCTACACGAAACAGAACAGCTATCACATGATTACAGCACTGGTACAAGTCATCTGTGCATGTGCAACAAGACACAACAATGTCCCCATCTGATGTCATTAAAATCTTGCTAATATTGGCAGGTTTCTTTGCATCATATCCATCTCCGCCTGCATTCAGCTGAGCAACAGACCCCCTCACAAAGATGAAATCTGTCGAACTCTGAACTTTGATACTTCGAACGCAGACAGATTCCAAGTACTGGTATGCTTTTTTGGTTTTATAGTCGCCCAAGTAGTACGTGTCAAACGCTTCCTTGGTTAGGATGTAGTGGAAGATCTTTCCAACATctaggattggtagagctgagaTATCAACACTCCAGGCATTGAGGACATCAGGATCTGTCAGACCATACTCCTCCAAGATGGCAGTATACTCTCCCTTGCTCTGCTCCTGCTCGATCTTGAATTTCTTAGGCTCGCTGGGTCCTGCATTATTCTTCCGATTTTGAGCAAGTAAAGCACGTTCCACCAGTTCAGCTCTACGGCCTGTTGTTAAAGTGAAGAATCCAgaacaaattaatgaaagatttgaatttttgttttatttcttgttattcataaataccccagacacaGGCAGTCCTATTGGTTGAAAAGGTGGTCACATCCATGTTTACCTGGTTATAAATGGCTGACCAGTTGGCTAAAGTGCGTTTGGCATTCATAGCCATTCCTGTATTGGTACGCACGCTAAAAGTGGGCGCTAATACTGAGAACAAAATCAGTACGGTACTCGACATATAGCTGTAAAGTGTGTGGCCTGCAATTTGATCATTGCCAAAATGGCAAGAGGACAGGAATTTAACAATCTTACAAAAAGAcacgtttaaagacagtggacactattggtaattatcgaagaccagtcttctcacttggtgtatctcaacatataagcataaaataacaaacctgtgaaaatttgagctcaattggtcgaagaagttgcgagataataatgaaagaaaaaacacacttgtcacacaaaattgtgtgttctaaacttgaggtctcgaaatcaaattcgtggaaagttccttctttcacgaaaactacatcactttggagggagctgtttctcacaatgttttatactatcaacctctccccattactcgtaacaaagaaaagttttatgacgacaattattttgagtaattaccaatagtgtccactgcctttaattacagTCGGGTATTCATTAATGGGAATTAAGGATTATTGATGACTTGGTCTTAAATGATcatttgaaaccttgcatggtcaAGACCAcggcctgatttcatagagctataagcacaacaagtaaCTGGGCAAATTATAAACAAGGCAAAAtaccagcaaaaataccatgtcacatcaacaatttgtgactggtgtcctgctcaattctgctaggcagaaaattgttaagcctttttttttccttgaaggcagtggacactattggtaattactcaaaataattattagcataaaacctttcttgctgacaagtaatggggcgaggttggtggtataaaacattgtgagaaacagctccctctgaagtgccatagttttggagaaagaagtaattttccacctcaagtttagaacttgaggtctcgaaatcaaccatctaaacgcacacaacttcgtgtgacaagggtattttcttctttcatgAGATCTTGAGATcttggttgagatacaccaactgtgaaggctagtctttgacaattaccaatagtgtccactgcctttaagaagctagcagctctatgaattttggCCAATGTGATAAAGGAACTTGCCTTTGGCCTGTTCCTTTTTACGCACGACCATGCCAGTTTTGAACTCAGGATGATCCAAATCTTACCAACAATCGAGTCCCCGAGATTAAGTAAGAAGAATTTCAATTCTGCCGTGGAAAACTCCAGGAAGTCTTCGATGGTGAGCTCCGATTCTGGTTCTTCAGATTTAAGTTGAACAGTCTCAACAAGACTACTGTCTATGGCAAGGTATTCCATTTCTTGAATCAGTGTTTGGGGATAACTGTCAAATAAATACATCAGAGCATTGTACAAGAAACGGGATTCTAAagtaaagatgctatgtcagatttttggccccaaacattaaaaaatagatttttttgagtgaatggtatttcaaagagtatcacccgctctaacgaaaaaaagttgaaCTTAATTACTTTttatggtcaggaaccatgacaaaaattgaaaacatttctgatgaaacacataagaattggtcatggATATATTGTCGCACTtataattttgagcactttttttcactgctactaataattggcggactttttcgagcaatggctcaaatgaaagcttgtaactttttcgacccccatcaaaatacctattgaattttaaatcaaaatttttgggtcaaatcggccaaaaatctgacacagCATCTTTAAAAAAGCTAACGAAGGTGTGCAAAAGTTagtataattatttgttataaatCAGAATGTCAATTGTTGTGGCCCAAATTAAATTGTGGCAAAAGTCTGTTTTCATCTGCAGTGCATTAAATAACATTCAAAATACATCATGGTGCACTGCAAATGCAAAACCCTGTTGTACTACATTAGTTTTAATAGCCTATAGCCCTTTCCCTTATCAGTTGCCGAaaggcattgtgggaaggaaaagGGAGCTTACAAacatgtaccatggaggaagaatttgTACAATGCCCCTTTTTCCTTCCTCTTTTTCCTCcaacaattgagaaaaatcCGGCaaggctggggggggggggggggggggagagtcgCGATAAGGTCTAAAGGCAAATTTCAAAAATCCAACGAACATGACATGTCCTTGATTGTTTCATTGGCTTACGCATTCAGTGTTATTCCGGTGTCATGACAAAAACTGTCCGCTGAGCATGTGCAGTAGACCCCAGACACTATTTGGCACGGATTACGTGACAAATAGTGTCCGCCCAACAAGTATTGTCCGGGCGTCATGCTGCGGGCGCGTGCTGATTATTTataatcaaataaatacaaaccatggaggaatgtaTACAACCAAGAAAGCGTTCAAGTAAATACAAGCCAAGTTAAAAAATAGAACACTTACTCTCAAAAGTATGTCAAGATTATTTTTGTACTATGGTAAAACAGTGCAGGTTTTACCGATTGTGCTAAAAGTGACGAATTATTCATAATAAAATACGACCGAGAATGCCAAGTCAAGTTACAAAGTAGACGAACTCTTAATCTCAAAAGTATGTAGATTAGTATTTTACTTATGTAATTAAAAAGAGCAGGTTAAAAGGTATGAATTGTGAACGTGCTAAAtgataaataatacaaatatttatatataaatcaatcacaagCAGGAAAGCgtcacaaaaatgtaaaactaaAAGGTTAAAAATGAAGCAGCAAGGCACGCAATGATGATGCACGCTTACCGCGAACACTATTTAGCAAGCTTCCGTAAACGTCAAAGACGCTTGACCAATCAGAGCGCAATATGCTAATGAGTGGACACTTACTGCCAGCGGACAGTTTTTGTCATGACGAGAGCTTTATTCTATTtctaaatgaatgaatgaaacatttctttaaaaattaaaaagctgtTGACTTACATTTAATACAATACAAGCAATCTTTACAGTTTACACTGCCAAAACTGTGTTTAGCATGGTCAGTAAGAACATAGCACCATCATTGTAATAAAAAGAACTGATGAACCGTTCGTTACCAATCAATCATTGGATTTTGAGGTAGGTTCTACCTCCCATGGTCATGATGGTATGATGGTTAAACATCAGTTCAGTGTCAGTGTTAAGTGTCAGTTCAGTACAGACAGTAGGCCTAGCTAGTGATGTCTGTTTGCAAGTTACACTTACAGACAGTGTGATTCACACTGTGCCGtcagtcatcaagtttttgcagaaaatacttcttCTTTATCTCCCTTAATCTAGGTCATTTACACTGAATTAAATTCTTACCTGTCAAGAAGGTTTGACCGAATACATACAGCCAGAAAGCAGGCATAGGAAACGTCCAAGTGCAAACGAAATCACACGTTTTCTCAGTGATGGTCCTTTTTTTGTACTTCGAAAATGGCGAAAAAGTAGCAAACATGCAAGGCGCCCTCTGTCGGTTCTATAAAAATCTTTTCCCAGGGActgctttattttgttgtttcaacAAAAGAATAAAGGAAATGTTTGGACCTAAAGGGATCTTTTGAAACATTGCGATGACCGTCAAGTTGGATCAGCACACCTTTGAAATGTATTGTTCTCTGTGCTTATTATTAGTAgcgttttattttgtatttcatttctGCCAGCCCTGGCATAAGCTACGCCCTTCTCTACCACCCGCcgagtttaaaaacatttcaacgaCTAgatttatcttcttttttttgtacctgcttaccaaacaaagtgacagaaaaacaaaacacttgacTCTTTTTATTCGAgttaaaatgttattaatatttatttggtttgaggACAAAGCTGAATGCTTATTGTAGGATGAGATAAataatgttataataataatattactagtttttattataaaaatataattatagtttacaatttttgacaaGGCACAATCAAACCCATTTTAATGTGATATTAAAAGAATTGCAGTTTCCCATGAAATTAGTTTATATGAAAATAGTTTGAATTTTTGTATATCAGAATTCAATTTGATTGCAGCTTTCagttaaatttttcattttttgttttgagctCTGAAGTAGGTTTACAAAGCAAATCCTTTAGAATTTAGTGAGTTTACAAAACATGATTTCCCATTATTGAAGTCAGAAAATTAACGTAGGCAAGATTTGAcaaagtgatttgttttgtgccAGTCAATTATACTGTTGATAATAAATACAACATGATCTATGGCTCTATATGGCAAGATCTCTGGCTCTAGGTTCACCACAATGCAtgataaaaagaaaatggccgacATTGAACGAGGTGAAATTATTCAGCTTGGCTACTGGCTTGTGATGATTGTGCAAACAACTTGAACCTTTCTTTAAGGTTTAAAGATGGATTAATTGCAAACTCTCATGCAATTTGTTTCAAGATTGTAAAGTACCAAAACCAAAGTTTTTCTCCAAACTCTTGTGACAGCTTAGGGATTTCCCCTCACAAACCATTGGAGTCTCCCATCTGAAAGCTTTGCACTTTGAGATTGTCTAAAATGTAAATTCATAAAATATGACAAATTTTTAAGAACCACAGTATTCAATGCGAAACCTTGCTAAGCATTTTACAAACTTTATTCATCTGTGGGCGGTTTTTAGGATTCCTCCTGGAGCACTTTTTGCCAATGGATTTCAGGAAGTGCACATTTGCTTCTTTTCCAACTAACTTGAAGATTTTCCCAAGGGAGTGAACATCAGCAGCCATAGCAAGTTGAGCTTGACCCTTGATTCCCTCAGGTGTCAGCTTAGCAAATGTGCAATTCCCAAGATCACATATCTTAGCTCTCCAACACCTCCAGTTACCATCAGTGGCATACAGGAGGATGTTATCAGGGCTAAGATCTTGATGAATATACCCCTGATCATGAAGATGCTGGAGTCCTTGGCAGATGTCTTGCCCAATCTGCAACCAGTCCTTCTCTGGAATATCTGAGATGATGACTTTATTATTTCTCAATGCATCCTCCAGGGTTATGTTTTCTGGAATGGATTCATTGCCAACAAACTCCTGTAGGATGCATCGGAAGGGAGATTGGTGGACAACTCCAATTACCTCAGGAAATGAGGGGTGCCCTTGGACTAGGTGGTGGGCATCAAGTTCATTACGGAATTCATCCTCCGGATGATGGTTGTAAACAATCTTTGCTGCTGATAGTCTATCATCAGGCATGACTTTAACGAGGCGTGTTGATGACGTCTCACCACACCCTAACTCTAACCACTCTCCAAATATGCCTTCCTCTGGAGCCAATTCACTGGGTTGGTACAAACGGGTTCCAAAGTAGGTAGGTTGCCCAAAATGAGTATAAAACCCTGATCTGTTGGCACATTTTATTGAAGGTACAGGTTTGGGGGGAGTAGGTAGAGATCTATCATCCAAAGACGGAGCTGTCTCTTTGGCAGGAGATGCAGTTGAGATATTTGTTTCTGAAGATGGAGAAGTTTCTGAAGTCTCAAAGGATGACACTGAAGAGGCAGAACAATTTGATGATGTCTCAAAGCTCTGCTCATCTTGCACAAAGTCAGTAACTCTTGATTGTGTCTCATCATTGATTCCAATCTCTTGCCTGTTTAGAGATGTAAGAAGACACTTATTATTCAATCattattaaaatataaacacaaGTCTTTGTTCTcacaaacaaagaaatcaaCAGGGCTAGAGTTTAGAGGAAAGATGATACTGACTGCTTGTGTTTTTCAAAGGAGTGAGctgatttaaataaattatatgTTTTGTTATAGTCCCTTCTTGTattaaaaatgttcaacaataacacttaaaaagaaggaaaaaatcaattaaaatttaaaactagTAAATATTGACTACTTTTACAAACCTTGAGGACTTGATTTGTTGGGCGGAGCCAGATTGCTTTGGGGTCAGTATTTTGGCGACCTTGTCTTTCCGCCTAAAGATTGCCCGGATTGCTTTTCTCAAACCAGACATactcttttgttttttcctgcGAAGAAGAGATGGTCGAGTGTCATTAGAGAATGCTAACAAGAAATAAAAGTTTTGtgcttgttgttgtttaattttttgtgtTACTTGTCTTagtccaggcctggaattaggCCATGGCctatgttgcccctggtcttagccttgCTGACCATCAAAAGTTTCCTACTGACTTTAAGATTTCCGAATGGTAGTGCCCTTTACAAActgaaaaatggccttgccctttcaacatgttcaaagatgaaattccatgcatGTCAGTCCAGATATGAGATATTATTTTGAATGATTAAgttacaataaaaacacattggAGAGCATTCAGATATTAAGTTTTAGTTCAGatcaataaaacaacaaccaaacatCATCTGTGCCCTCTCCTTCACCTATTTGTTGTTATGAACTTGAAATGCAGCCTTTTCTAGAACTcatttctttacaaaaaaatacaatatttatgCTTTCTTTCTAGCAAAACAGCGCAGGAATTTCATCTTAAAAAAGCCacagccattttcattttgaaatg contains the following coding sequences:
- the LOC117300610 gene encoding uncharacterized protein LOC117300610, with product MEYLAIDSSLVETVQLKSEEPESELTIEDFLEFSTAELKFFLLNLGDSIVGRRAELVERALLAQNRKNNAGPSEPKKFKIEQEQSKGEYTAILEEYGLTDPDVLNAWSVDISALPILDVGKIFHYILTKEAFDTYYLGDYKTKKAYQYLESVCVRSIKVQSSTDFIFVRGSVAQLNAGGDGYDAKKPANISKILMTSDGDIVVSCCTCTDDLYQCCNHVIAVLFRVERLVREMDSTDSQTSTRKSKDDQDESVRPVKITDLFKKKDIFAQSLLGKIPKPSAEEKRKFMEKICRTAPNSLFAQMFRGAIDAGQNLTAGQQPEQHNTVTVRMRDGKQTILVVGKKPDTPGANVASGGQGAQRSGQNLTVGQPVEKQNMLSVRTKEGRQTIMVVGKGPASGGQGAQRSNVVGGQTSVMAGPPSTVGKQASNMPVQGVTPAQMVAVPVSGNQVAACSAAGMQVLSAGQVAGLKTVPTGLFMVGGKAVVGAPTLTGGQAQVVAGRQAVMVAQAAGGTQAVTGSHAVGGIQAVTGSQAVGGLPAVTSSQAVTGSQAVTGAQSVTSSLAVTGSQAVGGIQAVTGSHAIGGAKLVTEGEPMDEGHAEVVTGEVESPAAV
- the LOC117301033 gene encoding probable LIM domain-containing serine/threonine-protein kinase DDB_G0287001; protein product: MAAMQDMMTSDLELKSFMSVKLALPKESAETQYNKPSTATQKQEIGINDETQSRVTDFVQDEQSFETSSNCSASSVSSFETSETSPSSETNISTASPAKETAPSLDDRSLPTPPKPVPSIKCANRSGFYTHFGQPTYFGTRLYQPSELAPEEGIFGEWLELGCGETSSTRLVKVMPDDRLSAAKIVYNHHPEDEFRNELDAHHLVQGHPSFPEVIGVVHQSPFRCILQEFVGNESIPENITLEDALRNNKVIISDIPEKDWLQIGQDICQGLQHLHDQGYIHQDLSPDNILLYATDGNWRCWRAKICDLGNCTFAKLTPEGIKGQAQLAMAADVHSLGKIFKLVGKEANVHFLKSIGKKCSRRNPKNRPQMNKVCKMLSKVSH